The Argiope bruennichi chromosome 9, qqArgBrue1.1, whole genome shotgun sequence nucleotide sequence CTCCACTTTTTGAACTTGGTATAATACATAGACTAGATCCTAATATTACATCGACATTTGAACAGTTTTTCATAGTTTGTGAGATTTACCATGGTGGATTACTGCTAACCTCAGTAACttctaaaaaatcaaaacaatcaaAGAGTTTTTTCCCTCAAATAGTATTTGAAGAATGGTTACAATTTGAGAATATATCGATGTGTACATTGCCCAAAGAATCTGTACTCTATTTTACTTTGTGGGGAATTAGTCAGAGTCAGAATGATGCTAAGCAatctaataataatgtaaataacaaGTCTTGTATTGGCTGGTGTGGAATACGTTTGTTTTCTTATGAGGGAATGCTAGCTCAGGGTAGCTTTTTATTAGGATTTTGGCCACCTGAAGTTTCCAAAAACAGTGGTCCATTGTTATCAAATCCAGATTCAAATTGCTCACTTATTCATGTTCGACTACCAGATTTTGGATGTGTTGTTAAGTTTCCACCtgttattgataataaatttgctTCTACTCAGAAGCGTGATTTTGAGAATTTAGAACCCCATGTTCAaactgttttaaaagaaataattgcaaaagataatttgaaaCCGTTGTTATCAGATGAGAAAGAATTGTTATgggagagaaaatattatttgcatcaaTTTCCCATTGCATTACCCAAAGTTTTGCTCTCTGCACATGGTTGGGACTGGGCATGCTTATCTGatatatatgctttattaaaGGCTTGGTCACCATTATCACCAGTTGAATCACTGCACCTTTTAATGCCTTGTTTTCCTAATTTAGAAGTTAGAAAAACTGCTATAAGTTGGATGAAAGATATTGTGAGTGATGAGCTCTGCGATTATTTGCCTCAGATGGTACAAATATTGAGGTATGAAGCTTGGGATGATTCTCCTACTGCATGGTTTCTCCTTGAAAGATCCTTAACAAGTGTCAGAGTTGCCCATCATTTGTACTggcttttgaaagaaaatgttaatgatCCTATAGCTGGAGCAAGAATGAAATTGATGTTGAATAGCCTACTTACCATTGCTGGTGAAGCAATGAGAGAGAGAATAAATTCACAAGAAGCATTGCTTGAAGATCTATCAGCTATTGctgatacaattaaaaataccaaagaaTCTTTGAGGTTAAATATCCTGTTCCATAAACTAGAAAAAACTCACCATATGCTAGTTGAAAACCCTACGTGTTTACCTCTTAGTCCCAGCTGGGAAGTATGTGGAGTAGATGTAAAGTCATGTTCATACTTTACATCAAATACCTTACCTTTAAGGCTAACATTTCATACTCCAGAGATGACAGGAACTAATAATGAAGCTATTTTCAAAGTAGGAGATGATTTGCGACAAGATATGATAACAATACAGATGATTCGCATTATGGATAAACTGTGGTTGAAGGAAAGTTTGGACTTGAAAATTGTAACTTTTAACTGTGTGGCTACTGAATTTAGGAAAGGAATGGTTGAATTAGTTCCCGGGGCAGAGACATTACGCAAAATACAGACAGAACAAGGACTTACTGGATCTTTCAAAGATCGTTCCATAGCAGAATGGTTGCAGAGATACAATACTTCAGAATTAGAATATCAGCAAGCAGTTGAAAATTTCACTTTGTCCTGTGCAGGGTATTGTGTTGCAACTTACATATTAGGCATTTGTGATAGACATAATGATAATATAATGTTGAAAACATCAGGACATATTTTCCACATtgattttggtaaatttttagGTGATTCTCAAATGTTTGGTAACATTAAACGAGACCGGACACCTTTTGTTCTGACCTCAGACATGGCCTATGTTATAAATGGTGGTGATAAACCTtctaagaaatttcaatatttcattgatCTTTGTTGCCAAGCTTTTAACATAATCAGAAGTCACAGGAATATGTTCTTCAATCTTTTCTCACTTATGATATCATCTGGAATTCCTGGTATGTCAATGAATGCTgtgaattatattgaaaaagcCTTGCTGCCCAATATGTCTGAAGCTGAAGCAACAGTTCATTTTACACAAATGATACAAGAAAGTCTAAAATCTTGGTTCacgcaattcaatttttttattcacaatttagCTCAACTAAGGTTTACAGGGGATCACAATGAAGGATTTATGCTCTCTTTTATACCTAAAACTTATACCAAAGAAACGGATGGAAAGATTATGAGGGCTGACGTTATTGGATACGAGAAAATGTATGACCCTGAAAAATATTACATCTATGTAGTCAAAATTGAGAGAGAGAATCTGCCAGATTCCATGTTTGTTTACAGAACATATCgagaatttattgaatttcatcagAAACTTAGTATGATGTTTCCCCTGGCAAAATTCCACCCATTGCCTGGGAATCCACTAATGGGTAGAACTAATGTGCGAGAAGTTGCTGATAGACGTAAAATGGAATTGAGCATGTTTTTGCACTCGTTAATGGCAATGGCTGAAGAAATAGCTCATTGTGATTTAGTATATTCGTTTTTTCATCCTTTGTTGCGAGATCAGGAAGGTATGGAGAGAGAAAACGAAGCCAGGAATTTTTCA carries:
- the LOC129983860 gene encoding phosphatidylinositol 4-phosphate 3-kinase C2 domain-containing subunit alpha-like, which translates into the protein MAAPPIPPKGGSDSWLRGNVVTDPHSWRSDSQNLFSSSDSQPKTCFNDNFSSVFCDSIQQSDNAPPLPPRPSADAFQRTQKPTFEVNELNLVPPPPGSGQLYKNPSPELRRFSSGLTSSSFNSVSYSMTKTTTLFQNNVPGNSGSSVTRSYLSNNVQRCNSLIPQTAQPLAFTNSLYQSQYGQEFSFPGFQVLHSKSAPNIPNSTVLTGTTGNHAITAQNFGINALSTARFSVPNENNLMNRTSYAVINHNQRFSNNNTPANLEDIYKFMKKRSDSNLIDLYCNDQELKYQSNQSSKCSEDILKLFDPLADTVSYSSKTEKVEFVEKKSTDLVDCSVKPKPFEAKADIIQKEVVSETIPKEVCSESVNLSNHCNGKSDSILKIIHKTDNFSKEFEAFCAKLRKLRQEFSYDDHVTNAGLVISPSLDSNQEDSLSIKLIISSINTDRPVSFTCDVNTSVEHIISHTVCSIFDNASSLSMDNFVLKVHGLSEYFTSHSTLADYEYVHQCHKFDKPVCLTLTDIKDLKRPFARTRKDDNNDSNFKYIDIAPSLRKGVISYESISILLDTLEKEMEKIKSSALKFDSLDSLKPQGVIQAVKAICTLLSHVETSEITDTVEAFIRVCLLYDKSAESDFDTLPELGSLGNSKGKKSESDLLNFFQLLELSLSHLQNAVHELLVMYAKTFRVNFEIEALDVPLQEKMVTDFLDTPLFELGIIHRLDPNITSTFEQFFIVCEIYHGGLLLTSVTSKKSKQSKSFFPQIVFEEWLQFENISMCTLPKESVLYFTLWGISQSQNDAKQSNNNVNNKSCIGWCGIRLFSYEGMLAQGSFLLGFWPPEVSKNSGPLLSNPDSNCSLIHVRLPDFGCVVKFPPVIDNKFASTQKRDFENLEPHVQTVLKEIIAKDNLKPLLSDEKELLWERKYYLHQFPIALPKVLLSAHGWDWACLSDIYALLKAWSPLSPVESLHLLMPCFPNLEVRKTAISWMKDIVSDELCDYLPQMVQILRYEAWDDSPTAWFLLERSLTSVRVAHHLYWLLKENVNDPIAGARMKLMLNSLLTIAGEAMRERINSQEALLEDLSAIADTIKNTKESLRLNILFHKLEKTHHMLVENPTCLPLSPSWEVCGVDVKSCSYFTSNTLPLRLTFHTPEMTGTNNEAIFKVGDDLRQDMITIQMIRIMDKLWLKESLDLKIVTFNCVATEFRKGMVELVPGAETLRKIQTEQGLTGSFKDRSIAEWLQRYNTSELEYQQAVENFTLSCAGYCVATYILGICDRHNDNIMLKTSGHIFHIDFGKFLGDSQMFGNIKRDRTPFVLTSDMAYVINGGDKPSKKFQYFIDLCCQAFNIIRSHRNMFFNLFSLMISSGIPGMSMNAVNYIEKALLPNMSEAEATVHFTQMIQESLKSWFTQFNFFIHNLAQLRFTGDHNEGFMLSFIPKTYTKETDGKIMRADVIGYEKMYDPEKYYIYVVKIERENLPDSMFVYRTYREFIEFHQKLSMMFPLAKFHPLPGNPLMGRTNVREVADRRKMELSMFLHSLMAMAEEIAHCDLVYSFFHPLLRDQEGMERENEARNFSSRSRRSSSLTEIHGQIKISTVYKKDSLFIMVMHAKNLSSPKGTAPDPYVKTYLLPDPNKTTKRKTKIVSKSCHPTFMEMLVYNLPLEVVRHKALHVSVWDYDRVQENEFLGAVLIPLNYDLSKEITQWYSLGQFNSS